GGTCCAGGACGTCGATGCCGGCGTCCACGATCATGTCGATGATCGGCCACAGGTCGCCGTCGGTGTGCTTCAGGAACGGCAGGCCGTGAGCATGGGCGACGCCCACGACCTCCTTCAGGCACGGGTAGAGGAAGCGCTCGAAGTGCGTGGGCGACATGATGGGCGCCAGGTTGTGCGCGTAGTCGTCGCCGGTGCACAGGATGTCGGCCCCCGCCTCGGCGGCGCGCTCCAGCACCCGCAGCTTGTAGTCCAGGACCATGCGCGAGAGCCGTTCCGCGAAGGACGGGTCCAGCGCGTAGTCCATCAGCAGCGCTTCCATGCCGTGCAGGTAGTGCGAGAACTCGAAGGCCTCGTGGCTGAGGAAGACGATGCAGCGCTTGCCCTTGAACCGCTCGACGGCCATCTCCAGGCTGCGCAGCCGCTCGGGCGCCTCGGGATCGGGCGGGCGGTAGTCGGCCAGGTCCGACTCGGTCCGGATGGGGTGCTCGACGCAGTACGGGATGCCCGACTCCGGCACCCGCCACGTGATGCCCCACTCGTCGCGGTAGGTCGCCGCGTCGATCCAGTCCGCGTCGCCGTCCTCGAAGACCGTGATGCCGTCCAGGTCCTCGGCCTCGATGAAGTCGGCCTGGAGCAGGAAGCCGCCCTGCGAACCGCGCTCGTAGCGGCTGACGCGGTCGGGCGTGAGCAGCTCGGGGCAGAGGGCCTGGATCACCGGGCGGTTGATGATCAGCTCCCAGACGGGCACGCGGTCGGGCCGGCCGCGCCGGGCGGCCGTCATCATGCGCTCGTAGCCGTTCATCGGACGCTCCCAGGTCTGCTGACCCCCACATTCTACACACTCCGCCCGGCGACCGAGACGAAAACGACCCCGACTGCGCCTGAGAAGGACGGAGCGCTGGACGTTCCGTGCACGCTTGCGTATAGTGGGGGCCGGTTTCTGGGGCTGCCGCTGACGGGCAGACCGTTCTTCTGGGAGCACAGCATGTCGCCGCTCGTGACGAAGGTGCCGAAGAGGCTGCTGGAGAAGGTCCGTCGCATCCGCGAGGACCTGCATCGCCATCCGGAACTGTCCTTCCATGAGGAGCGCACGGCGGGCCTTGTGGCCGACCGGCTCCGGGCGTTGGGGCTGGACGAGGTGCGCACGGGCGTGGGCACGACCGGTGTGGTGGGCCTGCTGCGCGGCGTGCAGCCGGGCCCCACGGTGGCGCTTCGTGCCGACATGGACGCGCTGCCGATCCGCGAGGAGACAGGGCTGCCGTATGCGTCGGTGCACGACGGCCTCATGCACGCCTGCGGACACGACGGCCACACGGCCGTGCTGCTGGGCGCCGCGGAGCTGCTGGCCGCCGCACGCGCGGCCCTGCGCGGCAACGTGAAGTTCTTCTTCCAGCCCGCCGAGGAGGGCGGCGCGGGAGCCGCGCACATGGTCCGGGATGGCTGCATGACGAACCCCGACGTGGACGCCGTCTTCGCCCTGCACGCGCGCCCCACGATCCGGCCGGGCCAGATCCAGCTCTCGCTGACCCCCAACGCCGGCGTCTACGGATTCGCCATGGACGTGACGGGCCGCGGAGGCCATGGCGCCTATCCCCATGCCTGCGTCGATCCGATCGCCATCGGTTCGGAGATCGTCGTGGCCGCCCAGACGATCGTGAGCCGCGAGGTGCGCCCCTCGGAACCGGCGGTCCTGAGCTTCTGCGTCTTCCAGGCCGGTACGAAGGACAACATCATCCCCGAGACCGCCCACCTGGAGGGGACGATCCGCGGCATGGA
The Candidatus Brocadiaceae bacterium genome window above contains:
- a CDS encoding amidohydrolase, encoding MSPLVTKVPKRLLEKVRRIREDLHRHPELSFHEERTAGLVADRLRALGLDEVRTGVGTTGVVGLLRGVQPGPTVALRADMDALPIREETGLPYASVHDGLMHACGHDGHTAVLLGAAELLAAARAALRGNVKFFFQPAEEGGAGAAHMVRDGCMTNPDVDAVFALHARPTIRPGQIQLSLTPNAGVYGFAMDVTGRGGHGAYPHACVDPIAIGSEIVVAAQTIVSREVRPSEPAVLSFCVFQAGTKDNIIPETAHLEGTIRGMDLKTLKAVRRALERVGGNVARAMRGRVSFRELEAYPPVKNDPRMLELVRGVGSEVLGRRNVLPPPPQQMGAEDFSFYLKDQGGAPGVMFALGVETDETLHTPRFDFGSAALEPGILMMAGVAIRALDALASAGGQ